One window of Solwaraspora sp. WMMA2056 genomic DNA carries:
- a CDS encoding PLP-dependent cysteine synthase family protein, which yields MSAPQLLNLVGHTPLIYVEAPLPHPHGGFWAKVESAAPGGMKARAAVAMLAGARRRGELRDGAPVVESTSGTLGIGLVFAGQALGHPVVLVVDRELEPSMRALLHAYGAQLEVVDRPHPTGGWQQARRERLTQVLAALPGAYWPDQYHNPDNVAGYVSLGDEIAAQVDAVDVLVCSVGTGGHSAGLARALRRHWPQLRLIGVDTIGSTIFGQPARRRVMRGLGSSIYPNNVDYLAFDEVHWLGPAEAVDTCRRLARTAFVTGGWSTGAVARVAAWTARTQPQTRVLTVFPDGPHRYLGSIFDDGWCARHGLLGPTPGHPVEIPHPGAVEVTRWSRCRVVDDPLRHERVPA from the coding sequence GTGAGCGCGCCGCAGCTGCTGAACCTGGTGGGGCACACCCCGCTGATCTACGTCGAAGCGCCGCTGCCACACCCGCACGGTGGCTTCTGGGCGAAGGTCGAGTCCGCCGCGCCGGGTGGGATGAAGGCCCGCGCGGCGGTGGCGATGCTGGCCGGTGCGCGACGGCGCGGCGAGCTCCGCGACGGCGCACCCGTGGTGGAGTCGACCAGCGGCACCCTCGGCATCGGCCTGGTGTTCGCCGGGCAGGCCCTCGGCCACCCGGTGGTGCTGGTCGTCGACCGGGAGCTGGAGCCGTCGATGCGGGCGCTGCTGCACGCGTACGGGGCCCAACTGGAGGTGGTCGACCGGCCCCATCCGACGGGTGGTTGGCAGCAGGCCCGCCGGGAGCGGCTGACGCAGGTGCTGGCGGCGCTGCCCGGCGCGTACTGGCCGGACCAGTACCACAACCCCGACAACGTCGCCGGGTACGTGAGCCTCGGTGACGAGATCGCGGCCCAGGTCGACGCGGTGGACGTGCTGGTGTGCAGCGTCGGCACCGGTGGGCACAGCGCCGGGCTGGCCCGGGCGCTGCGCCGGCACTGGCCGCAGCTGCGCCTGATCGGCGTGGACACCATCGGTTCGACGATCTTCGGCCAGCCGGCCCGGCGACGGGTTATGCGCGGGCTGGGCAGCAGCATCTATCCGAACAATGTGGACTACCTGGCGTTCGACGAGGTGCACTGGTTGGGCCCGGCGGAGGCGGTGGACACCTGCCGCAGGCTGGCCCGGACGGCGTTCGTCACCGGCGGGTGGTCCACCGGCGCGGTCGCCCGGGTGGCCGCCTGGACGGCGCGCACCCAGCCGCAGACACGGGTGCTGACGGTGTTCCCGGACGGCCCGCACCGCTACCTCGGCTCCATCTTCGACGACGGCTGGTGCGCCCGGCACGGGCTGCTCGGCCCTACCCCGGGACATCCGGTCGAGATACCGCACCCCGGTGCGGTGGAGGTCACCCGGTGGAGCCGCTGCCGGGTGGTCGACGACCCGCTACGCCACGAACGGGTGCCGGCGTGA
- a CDS encoding ATP-grasp domain-containing protein, which produces MAHVLLVESWVGAMSHLLPRAVLEAGHRFTFLTRDLHHYLRGAPAGGAHPLLAAHNVLTAETNDLPNLLEHAGRLHQALRFDGVLTSCDYYLDTAACLATHLGLPGADPEAVRRAYRKDLARAAMDVAGVPQPRYALAESWSAMSQAARELGFPLVVKPVDLCAGMYVREVADEAGLRAAFDALAGFPVNARRQPRVPTVLLEELLSGPEVSVETVTVDGDTTVVGVTDKSLGGASGFVETGHMFPAVLDPATARRAGEVAVAALTAVGLDRGVAHTELRLTPSGPRVVEINPRPAGNQITELVRRVTGIDLPMVYAQLALGEDPDLTATDTGVRSAAIAFVLPPRPGVVARIDGTRAWQADPRVVDWSVKPEGHRAGDASSNNGYLGHVMVVDTAGAGARTTADGLAAQVRVGYVDEDSATDRLRSADEPAGAAV; this is translated from the coding sequence ATGGCGCACGTGTTGCTGGTGGAGAGCTGGGTCGGAGCGATGAGCCACCTGCTGCCCAGGGCGGTGCTGGAGGCCGGCCACCGGTTCACCTTCCTGACCCGGGACCTGCACCACTACCTACGTGGCGCGCCGGCCGGGGGTGCGCATCCGCTGCTCGCCGCGCACAACGTGCTCACCGCCGAGACCAATGACCTGCCCAACCTGCTGGAGCACGCGGGCCGGCTGCACCAGGCGCTGCGTTTCGACGGCGTGCTCACCTCCTGCGACTACTACCTCGACACCGCCGCCTGCCTGGCCACCCACCTGGGTCTGCCGGGCGCGGACCCGGAAGCGGTGCGCCGCGCGTACCGGAAGGACCTCGCCCGGGCGGCGATGGACGTTGCCGGCGTGCCGCAACCCCGGTACGCGCTGGCGGAAAGCTGGTCCGCCATGTCGCAGGCGGCCCGGGAGCTGGGTTTCCCCCTGGTGGTCAAACCGGTGGACCTTTGCGCCGGCATGTACGTGCGCGAAGTCGCCGACGAGGCCGGGCTGCGGGCGGCGTTCGACGCTCTCGCCGGGTTCCCGGTCAACGCCCGACGCCAGCCCCGGGTGCCGACGGTGCTGCTGGAGGAGCTGCTGTCCGGCCCGGAGGTGAGCGTGGAAACGGTCACCGTGGACGGGGACACGACGGTCGTCGGGGTGACCGACAAGAGCCTCGGTGGTGCCTCAGGGTTCGTCGAGACCGGGCACATGTTCCCGGCGGTGCTCGACCCGGCGACCGCCCGCCGGGCCGGTGAGGTGGCGGTGGCCGCGCTGACGGCGGTCGGTCTGGACCGCGGGGTCGCCCACACCGAGCTGCGGTTGACACCGTCCGGGCCCCGGGTGGTGGAGATCAACCCCCGGCCGGCCGGCAACCAGATCACCGAGCTGGTACGCCGGGTCACCGGCATCGACCTGCCCATGGTGTACGCGCAGCTGGCGCTCGGTGAAGACCCCGACCTCACCGCGACCGACACCGGCGTACGCAGTGCGGCGATCGCGTTCGTGCTGCCGCCGCGCCCCGGTGTCGTCGCCCGGATCGACGGGACGCGGGCCTGGCAGGCGGACCCACGGGTCGTCGACTGGTCGGTGAAACCCGAAGGCCACCGAGCCGGTGACGCCAGCAGCAACAACGGCTACCTGGGCCACGTGATGGTCGTCGACACCGCAGGAGCCGGCGCGCGGACCACCGCCGACGGCCTGGCCGCACAGGTACGCGTCGGATACGTCGACGAGGACAGTGCCACCGACCGGTTGCGGTCCGCCGACGAGCCGGCCGGAGCCGCCGTATGA
- a CDS encoding alpha/beta hydrolase, producing the protein MTAEQIVLVGGLWLDGSAWTDVAAELERMDRRTVPVTLPGQGDGNTSATLADQLATVLAAVDAAPGRSIVVGHSAACSLAWMAADARPDRVAKVVLIGGVPAVDGDTYANFFEVRDGVMPFPGWEPFDGADAADLDEQARRDFAAAAVPVPEGVARGVVRLTDERRFDVPVVLVCPEFTPAQARDMIAAGQVPELARVTSLDLVDIDSGHWPMLTKPAELARILAEVQRHLGVGARDTPVTRG; encoded by the coding sequence ATGACCGCAGAACAGATCGTGCTCGTCGGCGGCTTGTGGCTCGACGGGTCGGCGTGGACCGACGTCGCCGCCGAGCTGGAAAGGATGGACCGGCGTACGGTGCCGGTGACCCTGCCAGGGCAGGGCGACGGGAACACCTCGGCTACGCTGGCCGACCAGCTGGCCACGGTGCTCGCCGCCGTGGACGCAGCCCCCGGCCGGTCGATCGTGGTGGGGCACTCGGCGGCGTGCAGCCTGGCCTGGATGGCGGCCGACGCCCGGCCGGATCGGGTGGCGAAGGTCGTGCTGATCGGCGGGGTTCCCGCAGTCGACGGAGACACGTACGCCAACTTCTTCGAGGTCCGTGACGGTGTCATGCCGTTCCCGGGCTGGGAGCCGTTCGACGGCGCGGATGCGGCCGACCTGGACGAGCAGGCCCGGCGGGACTTCGCGGCGGCGGCCGTCCCGGTCCCCGAGGGCGTGGCCAGAGGCGTCGTACGGCTGACCGACGAGCGGCGGTTCGACGTACCGGTCGTGCTGGTGTGCCCGGAGTTCACACCCGCCCAGGCACGGGACATGATCGCCGCCGGGCAGGTGCCCGAGCTGGCCCGGGTCACGAGCCTCGACCTGGTCGACATCGACTCCGGGCACTGGCCGATGCTCACCAAGCCCGCCGAGCTCGCCCGGATCCTCGCCGAGGTCCAGCGGCACCTGGGTGTCGGTGCGCGGGACACTCCGGTGACGCGCGGCTGA
- a CDS encoding CPBP family intramembrane glutamic endopeptidase yields MTTTISTNSLLAPAEPRDQPSVPQGVEYHRVLAGDKRRIGRGILAIVLLLAGIVIFPTVIGRATALIDVRMGNTPPILGGTDYTPLAHASAMLALGLLVPWSMLIQRWLYGVPGSSLHSVTSRFRFDLLGRSLLIFGPAWLVVNVLGALTPVDESPWSQTDLIAIFVATMLLTPLQSAGEEYGVRGLIFRVIGSWTRSPRAGLVAGVLVSSVLFTAVHGATDPYIIVWYFVLWSGLAVITWRTGGLEIAVMLHAVLNTFTFILATSLRVDLGSALQDRSAGVGTPYQLVPTVAVIVIAAIIWWRTRKTGPALTPQP; encoded by the coding sequence GTGACCACGACAATCAGCACGAACTCACTACTCGCTCCGGCCGAACCCCGCGATCAGCCGTCAGTTCCGCAGGGAGTCGAATACCACCGGGTACTGGCCGGCGACAAACGCCGGATCGGTCGAGGCATTCTCGCGATCGTCCTCCTGCTGGCCGGAATCGTCATCTTCCCGACGGTGATCGGCAGGGCGACGGCGCTCATCGACGTACGGATGGGCAACACCCCACCGATCCTGGGTGGCACCGACTACACGCCGCTCGCCCACGCCAGCGCGATGCTCGCTCTCGGCCTGCTCGTTCCGTGGAGCATGCTCATCCAGCGGTGGCTCTACGGCGTGCCCGGCTCGTCCCTGCACTCCGTGACATCGCGATTCCGCTTCGACCTGCTCGGCAGATCGTTGCTCATCTTCGGTCCCGCCTGGCTGGTGGTCAACGTCCTCGGAGCTCTCACGCCCGTCGACGAGTCCCCCTGGTCGCAGACCGACCTCATCGCCATCTTCGTCGCCACGATGCTCCTCACCCCGCTCCAGTCGGCGGGCGAGGAGTACGGCGTACGCGGGCTGATCTTCCGCGTGATCGGAAGCTGGACCCGCAGCCCACGGGCGGGACTCGTCGCCGGGGTGCTGGTCTCGAGCGTGCTGTTCACGGCCGTCCACGGTGCGACGGATCCGTACATCATCGTCTGGTATTTCGTGCTCTGGAGCGGACTGGCCGTCATCACCTGGCGCACCGGTGGGCTGGAGATCGCGGTCATGCTCCACGCCGTACTCAACACGTTCACCTTCATCCTGGCCACCTCCCTGCGGGTGGACCTCGGTAGCGCACTGCAGGACCGCTCAGCCGGAGTCGGCACGCCGTACCAGCTCGTCCCCACCGTCGCGGTCATCGTCATCGCCGCGATCATCTGGTGGCGCACCCGAAAGACCGGACCAGCGCTCACCCCTCAGCCGTAG
- a CDS encoding SigE family RNA polymerase sigma factor — MTPEHQDEFREFVASRMGALRNLAFLTCGNWHAAEDAVANALSKLYPRWGRLDHPDSYARTMVIRAAIDEVRRPWWRHERPAGDAIPDLPHADPSGAVDDRLRIRTALRAVPVRQRAVLVLRFYLGLTAEEAGKALGLRAGTVRSQTARGLAKLQAALAAEGIALEGITEHEEWPDANAGSGGPGDVRVTAAALQR, encoded by the coding sequence GTGACACCAGAGCACCAAGATGAATTCCGTGAGTTCGTGGCTTCCCGGATGGGCGCGCTGCGGAACCTGGCGTTCCTGACCTGCGGCAACTGGCACGCCGCCGAGGACGCGGTCGCCAACGCACTGTCGAAGCTGTATCCGCGCTGGGGACGCCTCGACCACCCGGACAGCTACGCCCGGACCATGGTGATCCGGGCTGCGATCGACGAGGTCCGTCGGCCGTGGTGGCGCCACGAACGACCGGCGGGTGACGCCATACCCGATCTCCCCCACGCCGACCCGAGCGGAGCCGTCGACGACCGGTTACGGATCCGTACGGCGCTGCGCGCGGTGCCGGTCCGCCAACGGGCCGTGCTCGTGCTGCGGTTCTACCTGGGCCTGACGGCGGAGGAGGCCGGGAAGGCCCTCGGCCTACGGGCCGGCACGGTCCGGAGCCAGACAGCAAGGGGTCTGGCGAAGCTACAGGCAGCTCTCGCCGCCGAAGGTATTGCCCTGGAGGGGATCACGGAGCATGAGGAGTGGCCCGATGCGAATGCAGGATCTGGTGGACCTGGCGACGTCCGAGTCACCGCCGCCGCGCTACAGCGTTGA
- a CDS encoding YcxB family protein — protein sequence MRIRFDVPADPDYPGRAAAALSRVRLAKYGYIGAGLAATGVAAFVAAREYGWGEQFSLLWMSLVTAGVLSMLYGPWVRSRARRRSSEYAVDGGYDITDDTITMRSGSEFSDIAWNAVSQVRDTPGFWIVYVGRMPATVIPRELMSADDVETLRDFMTRRGLLQVQ from the coding sequence GTGCGCATCCGATTCGACGTCCCGGCCGATCCCGACTATCCGGGCAGGGCGGCCGCCGCGCTCAGCCGGGTGCGGCTGGCCAAGTACGGCTACATCGGCGCGGGCCTGGCGGCGACCGGGGTGGCCGCTTTCGTCGCCGCCCGGGAGTACGGCTGGGGCGAGCAGTTCTCGCTGCTGTGGATGTCGCTGGTCACCGCCGGCGTGCTGTCGATGCTGTACGGGCCGTGGGTGCGCTCACGGGCCCGGCGCCGGTCCAGCGAGTACGCGGTCGACGGCGGCTACGACATCACCGACGACACCATCACGATGCGCAGCGGTTCGGAGTTCAGCGACATCGCCTGGAACGCGGTCAGCCAGGTCCGCGACACCCCCGGCTTCTGGATCGTGTACGTGGGCCGGATGCCGGCGACGGTGATCCCCCGCGAGTTGATGTCCGCCGACGACGTCGAGACGTTGCGTGACTTCATGACCAGGCGCGGCCTGCTCCAGGTCCAGTAA
- a CDS encoding TetR/AcrR family transcriptional regulator produces the protein MAQDDRSTGSRERILAAAAAMLAEDVTARLSVRAVAARAGVSTGSLRFHFPTQRALQDTVLARIYGQMFPDDPIHDRSLPARDRLVNCLRQVLAPAGVGEQAREAWGNAYQMFIAPEPSEKVRAGYLALEREGWRRIEYWLTVLADEGALPRQDHARRVRFLLTVLNGLSVERALPAEDSILTAETETLYMAVDCVLNAQN, from the coding sequence ATGGCACAGGACGACCGGAGTACCGGCTCACGGGAACGGATCCTCGCGGCCGCGGCCGCGATGCTCGCCGAGGATGTGACAGCGCGGTTGAGCGTCCGGGCGGTCGCGGCGCGGGCCGGGGTGAGCACGGGCTCGCTCAGGTTCCACTTTCCGACCCAACGAGCCCTGCAGGACACCGTGCTCGCCAGGATCTACGGCCAGATGTTCCCGGACGACCCGATCCACGACCGATCGCTACCCGCCCGGGATCGACTGGTCAACTGTCTCCGGCAAGTGCTCGCCCCCGCCGGCGTCGGGGAGCAGGCACGTGAGGCGTGGGGCAACGCATACCAGATGTTCATCGCACCCGAACCGAGCGAGAAGGTGCGCGCCGGGTATCTCGCCTTGGAACGGGAAGGGTGGCGCCGTATCGAGTACTGGCTGACGGTTCTCGCCGACGAAGGCGCGCTCCCCAGGCAAGACCACGCACGTCGCGTGAGATTCCTGCTCACCGTCCTCAACGGGCTTTCCGTCGAACGGGCTCTGCCCGCCGAGGACTCGATTCTGACCGCCGAAACCGAAACCCTCTACATGGCCGTCGACTGCGTCCTCAACGCCCAGAATTGA
- a CDS encoding DUF364 domain-containing protein: MTASTAGSSATSVSPARPAYRSLAALIDAVRVGRHGADPTRRQVSVGFVTRQGARHATRLRGYRNEVLSLRVDAAVGSCAVEPGELPDEVVYDCVGATVADLLAHPLLPVRVAALDAYLMAQRPHADAADAAVTVPAGSSLAKSQARAAAVVDLLPATSGTVLVVGVVNSLLAGLRTAGRRYLPCDLAGGRTEWDEPCLPDATALLDRCDAILASGMTLGNGTFEPLLTHAATEGKPFVAFAQTGSAVLPWFIGAGLTAVSAEPYPFFWLDGGPTNLYRYGVSG; this comes from the coding sequence ATGACGGCGTCCACCGCCGGCAGTTCGGCAACGTCCGTGTCGCCGGCCCGGCCGGCGTACCGGTCCCTCGCCGCGCTGATCGACGCGGTACGGGTCGGACGCCACGGGGCGGACCCGACCCGCCGACAGGTCAGCGTGGGGTTCGTGACCAGGCAGGGCGCGCGGCACGCGACCCGGCTGCGGGGTTACCGCAACGAGGTGCTGAGCCTGCGGGTCGACGCGGCGGTCGGTTCCTGCGCGGTCGAGCCCGGCGAGCTGCCCGACGAGGTCGTCTACGACTGCGTCGGTGCCACGGTCGCCGACCTGCTCGCGCATCCGCTGCTGCCGGTGCGGGTGGCCGCGCTGGACGCGTACCTGATGGCGCAGCGGCCGCACGCCGACGCGGCGGACGCGGCGGTCACCGTGCCCGCCGGTAGCTCGCTGGCCAAGTCGCAGGCCCGGGCCGCCGCCGTGGTCGACCTGCTGCCGGCGACCAGCGGCACGGTCCTGGTCGTCGGGGTGGTGAACTCGCTGCTGGCCGGGCTCCGGACCGCCGGACGGCGGTATCTGCCGTGCGACCTGGCCGGCGGCCGTACCGAATGGGACGAGCCGTGCCTGCCCGACGCGACGGCGCTGCTGGACCGGTGCGACGCGATCCTCGCCTCGGGGATGACACTCGGCAACGGCACGTTCGAGCCGCTCCTGACCCACGCCGCCACCGAGGGCAAGCCGTTCGTGGCGTTCGCGCAGACCGGCAGCGCGGTGTTGCCGTGGTTCATCGGAGCCGGGCTGACGGCGGTGTCAGCCGAGCCGTACCCGTTCTTCTGGCTCGACGGCGGCCCGACGAACCTGTACCGGTACGGGGTGTCCGGGTGA
- a CDS encoding glycosyltransferase: MTPSDIRQIRFYERLGGSWRDLADHLGIPPVDQARFVSGYEARGIWHWLDERDLRDRLPAALRAVRRPDLAELLGSVQPPADRVANIVSKPYDLLTAPDGLVGRTDILATLKDFAVADSPARRIVVLRAVGGMGKSAIAWTFWDQIVPALPLADRPEVAVWWSFTDLDGTVSALISKLADQASSDVAGGPVERAVHTLLNRRCLLVIDALERQLEAFSSMVFRSDLEVGQQPMSDLAGDRRRIVDPRLVDLLSAVRTGKRSQIVITSRLMPINLEAAPDRPRYGVELVNVPPLTTTDGQRLLSSFGLPEDKLLMARLDESTGMHPLLLQLAARFLASRRVDSSEIVTTVATEGLPTNLKQEIDRARATFMNSILQQLSSEEVLVAQVVAASTQPLATGEVRAMVTRLSTDPIDVPRVLGSLADLSLVASDRRPLGDTRWAIHPVVQGAIRALQTATAPDTIVQAVAIEFTSALNRAYTDVRGISDLQRPIELFNALCSLQRYDDAAIHYIRSLHQPLTFACPRDHQERLILIGRLFPNGWRAETPIGDSRLQSIILNAAALAHQWVGQNRLAADLLKRAVQAEESKQNATLWSNLASILMYTDDLAEAYRAAMTAIRCSWGSGESRIPITYLALILRQAGRPADRLTALLKAPASGRISPAWRALRLGDLALWNGKPEEALALGEQSLAYAQRQVPPFEASLIEASRLIGQSLVALSLFDEAVPVLEEALRRTRDFAIVQEELPIRVSLARALLIRSPERVERIIADGFERYDAIDYRWFTVEAELVLADLHQRRGDADRAAIHRRSALDLAVGPDGWSYVHGPLRIGVQSHAGYSFIDPQPAMAEVDQLLDKFQAMADTGSASSGAIQDDSTVVSAEGKRANLPRSGGYQGAAPPTMIRAQTGFGHRRQILAIGTEWRSGNGGLSTLNRDLCTALAAAGQDVTCLVLFATDADRAAAEAGGVRLLIADSTPGGGGLEALSRRSVLRADYVPEVIIGHGRITGPAAFRLAEDYPQAKRLHVIHMAPDEIEWYKAKSSPGSETSTDVGALAEDRLWVELELARDANLTAAVGPRLFERYQGYLHEAPTRIVRLDPGFDTGSVPHPGPPPGQPWRILVVGRAEDARLKGLDLAAQAVAQAVRYRDTNAARLELVVRGAPDRHSAELRNSLLAWAGPGPLDVVVLPYSLNEARLSQDLRAASLVLMPSRKEGFGLVGVEAIKAGVPVLISRDTGLGELLKEVWPTDRIGQLLVPITGDNTEDAPAWGRAIDRALGDREAAFARAEQLRVDLIRQRSWASTVAGLLAELG, encoded by the coding sequence ATGACCCCTTCCGACATTAGGCAAATCCGCTTCTACGAGCGCCTCGGCGGTAGTTGGCGTGATCTTGCAGACCACCTTGGCATCCCGCCCGTTGACCAGGCACGGTTCGTGTCAGGCTACGAGGCGCGTGGGATCTGGCACTGGCTGGACGAACGCGACCTGCGCGATCGGCTGCCCGCAGCGCTGCGGGCGGTACGCCGCCCAGATCTTGCCGAGTTACTCGGATCGGTCCAACCACCAGCTGACCGGGTCGCCAACATTGTCTCGAAGCCGTACGACCTACTGACGGCACCAGACGGGCTCGTCGGCAGGACCGACATTCTGGCCACGCTGAAGGACTTCGCCGTCGCCGACTCGCCCGCAAGACGCATCGTCGTGCTCCGCGCCGTAGGTGGCATGGGCAAATCTGCCATTGCCTGGACCTTCTGGGACCAGATTGTCCCGGCCCTGCCCCTCGCAGATCGCCCAGAGGTTGCAGTTTGGTGGTCATTCACAGATCTTGACGGGACCGTAAGTGCCCTGATCAGCAAGCTGGCTGATCAGGCATCGTCAGACGTTGCCGGTGGGCCGGTCGAGCGCGCAGTACACACGCTGCTAAACCGTCGTTGCCTTCTGGTCATCGACGCGCTGGAACGCCAGCTCGAAGCTTTCAGTTCGATGGTTTTCCGAAGCGATCTTGAAGTCGGTCAGCAGCCGATGTCCGACCTGGCTGGTGACCGACGACGGATAGTCGACCCTCGACTGGTAGACCTACTTTCCGCCGTTCGCACCGGCAAGCGGTCACAGATTGTCATTACCAGCAGACTCATGCCGATCAACCTCGAGGCGGCACCAGATCGACCACGGTACGGAGTGGAACTTGTCAACGTGCCGCCACTCACTACGACAGACGGACAGCGCCTACTATCGAGCTTTGGATTACCAGAAGACAAATTGCTCATGGCGCGACTAGACGAATCTACCGGAATGCATCCCTTGCTCCTCCAACTTGCAGCCCGATTTCTCGCCTCGCGCCGCGTAGACTCCTCCGAAATAGTCACCACCGTTGCCACCGAAGGTCTTCCAACAAATCTGAAGCAGGAAATCGACCGCGCACGAGCTACTTTCATGAACTCCATCCTGCAGCAACTCTCCTCGGAAGAGGTCCTTGTCGCGCAGGTCGTGGCGGCCTCCACCCAGCCGCTGGCAACCGGGGAGGTCCGAGCGATGGTCACCCGCCTCAGCACAGATCCGATCGACGTACCCAGGGTATTGGGGAGTCTAGCGGATCTCTCGCTTGTCGCCTCGGATCGTCGCCCTCTCGGCGACACCCGCTGGGCGATCCATCCGGTCGTACAGGGCGCTATCCGCGCCCTACAGACGGCCACCGCACCAGACACCATCGTTCAGGCAGTAGCGATCGAGTTCACGTCGGCCCTGAATCGTGCCTATACAGATGTACGCGGCATCTCAGATTTGCAGCGCCCAATTGAGCTATTCAATGCCTTGTGCAGCCTTCAGCGATACGATGACGCGGCCATACACTACATCCGGTCACTGCATCAGCCACTGACTTTTGCCTGCCCACGGGACCATCAGGAGCGATTGATCCTGATCGGAAGGCTCTTCCCTAACGGCTGGCGTGCGGAGACACCGATTGGCGACAGTCGACTCCAAAGCATCATTCTCAATGCGGCTGCGTTGGCCCACCAATGGGTGGGTCAGAACCGACTTGCCGCCGATTTGCTGAAGCGGGCCGTTCAGGCCGAGGAGAGCAAGCAAAACGCAACGTTGTGGAGCAATTTGGCCTCGATCCTGATGTACACCGACGATCTCGCTGAGGCCTACCGCGCGGCGATGACGGCTATCCGCTGCAGTTGGGGCAGCGGTGAATCCCGTATTCCGATCACCTACCTTGCCCTGATTCTCCGGCAAGCAGGCCGACCGGCTGATCGACTCACAGCGCTGCTGAAAGCACCCGCATCGGGTAGAATATCACCAGCTTGGCGCGCCCTCCGGCTCGGCGATCTGGCACTGTGGAACGGCAAGCCGGAGGAGGCGCTGGCGCTAGGAGAGCAGTCACTGGCCTACGCACAGAGGCAGGTTCCACCATTCGAGGCAAGCCTCATCGAAGCATCGCGACTGATCGGCCAGTCCCTCGTTGCCCTCAGTCTGTTCGACGAGGCAGTCCCCGTTCTGGAGGAGGCGCTACGCCGCACCCGTGACTTCGCTATTGTGCAAGAGGAGCTACCAATCCGGGTGTCGTTGGCCAGAGCATTGCTGATACGGTCTCCCGAACGCGTTGAAAGAATCATCGCGGACGGATTCGAACGCTACGATGCCATCGACTATAGATGGTTCACAGTAGAAGCAGAACTTGTCCTTGCCGATCTCCATCAGCGTCGTGGGGACGCCGATCGGGCGGCTATTCATCGGCGGTCGGCGCTTGATCTAGCTGTTGGCCCGGACGGTTGGAGCTACGTCCACGGCCCGCTGCGGATCGGCGTACAGAGCCACGCAGGATATTCCTTCATCGATCCGCAGCCAGCGATGGCAGAGGTTGACCAGCTGCTGGACAAGTTTCAGGCTATGGCCGATACCGGCAGCGCCTCATCAGGAGCCATACAGGACGACTCAACGGTGGTGAGTGCTGAAGGAAAGCGCGCCAATCTTCCACGTTCCGGAGGTTATCAAGGTGCCGCGCCTCCGACGATGATCCGCGCACAAACCGGGTTCGGGCATCGGCGACAAATCCTTGCGATCGGCACCGAATGGAGATCCGGCAACGGCGGCTTGAGCACTCTCAATCGCGACCTATGCACCGCACTCGCCGCCGCCGGGCAAGACGTCACCTGCCTAGTCCTCTTTGCAACCGACGCTGATCGGGCAGCTGCAGAGGCAGGCGGTGTCCGACTCCTGATCGCCGATTCAACTCCCGGCGGGGGTGGACTTGAAGCCCTGTCGCGACGCTCGGTGCTCCGCGCCGACTACGTCCCCGAAGTCATCATCGGCCACGGCAGGATTACTGGTCCGGCCGCGTTTCGCCTTGCTGAGGACTACCCCCAAGCCAAACGTCTTCATGTTATCCACATGGCACCAGACGAGATCGAATGGTACAAGGCGAAGAGCTCGCCGGGCTCGGAGACGTCGACCGACGTCGGTGCCCTCGCCGAAGATCGCCTCTGGGTCGAACTGGAACTGGCCCGAGACGCCAATCTGACTGCCGCCGTCGGGCCACGGCTATTCGAACGCTATCAGGGGTACCTCCACGAGGCTCCGACCCGGATAGTTCGCCTCGATCCGGGCTTCGATACCGGCAGTGTCCCGCACCCTGGTCCACCACCAGGTCAGCCTTGGCGGATTCTGGTCGTCGGCCGGGCTGAGGATGCCAGACTCAAAGGGCTCGATCTCGCCGCTCAGGCGGTTGCGCAAGCCGTAAGGTATCGCGACACAAACGCTGCCCGCCTTGAACTTGTCGTCCGTGGTGCCCCCGATCGACACTCCGCCGAGCTTCGGAATAGCTTGCTGGCCTGGGCAGGCCCAGGACCGTTGGACGTCGTGGTCCTCCCGTACTCCTTGAACGAAGCACGGCTGAGCCAAGACCTGCGTGCAGCTAGCTTGGTGCTGATGCCCTCGCGGAAGGAGGGTTTCGGCCTTGTCGGCGTCGAGGCGATCAAGGCAGGTGTACCGGTGTTGATCAGCCGAGACACTGGCCTCGGCGAGCTTCTGAAGGAAGTTTGGCCAACGGACAGGATCGGGCAATTGCTTGTTCCGATCACAGGCGACAATACCGAGGACGCGCCAGCTTGGGGTAGAGCTATTGACCGAGCGCTTGGCGATCGCGAGGCGGCATTTGCTCGCGCCGAGCAGCTACGTGTTGATCTGATTCGGCAACGCTCCTGGGCATCCACAGTGGCTGGATTGCTTGCCGAACTAGGGTAG